A genome region from Nicotiana tabacum cultivar K326 chromosome 13, ASM71507v2, whole genome shotgun sequence includes the following:
- the LOC107801465 gene encoding uncharacterized protein LOC107801465: protein MIKKAASLVLFLALVYQAIRPPPPKTCSTAGLPSTTPSIKLRDGRHLVYKEYGVPKNSANYNVIYVHSFGGSKFEAALITSKAIEELGVYLVSFDRPGYGKSDPHPKRSFKSLALDIEELADQLELGDKFYVIGFAMGAHFVWGCLKYIPQRLAGAALLAPAINYWWPGFPANFTKQALDKQLLRDQWVYQVAYYAPWLMYWWNTQQWFPGFSVITGEFKLSQKDLKIASSLDEMQLQQAYVTQQGDFESLHRDLIIGFGKPEFDPMDMKNPFPNNESSAHLWHGIEDGIVSVNLQRFIAKKLPWIKYHELSDAGHLFPCGEDSIKDVIWKALLSEKI, encoded by the exons ATGATCAAGAAAGCAGCCTCATTAGTGCTGTTTTTAGCTTTAGTTTATCAAGCCATTCGTCCCCCTCCTCCCAAAACTTGCAGCACAGCAGGTCTCCCATCCACCACACCAAGCATCAAGCTTAGAGATGGAAGGCATTTGGTGTACAAAGAATATGGTGTGCCCAAAAATTCTGCCAATTATAATGTCATATATGTTCATAGCTTTGGTGGCAGCAAATTCGAGGCTGCACTTATAACTTCG AAAGCAATTGAAGAATTAGGGGTATACTTGGTGTCCTTTGATAGACCTGGTTATGGAAAAAGTGATCCTCATCCAAAGAGAAGTTTTAAAAGTTTAGCTCTTGATATAGAAGAGCTGGCTGATCAATTGGAACTTGGAGATAAATTCTACGTTATTGGGTTTGCTATGGGTGCTCACTTCGTTTGGGGCTGCCTTAAGTACATACCTCAACG CTTAGCTGGAGCTGCATTATTGGCTCCAGCAATCAATTATTGGTGGCCAGGATTTCCAGCAAACTTTACTAAACAAGCGTTAGATAAACAGTTACTAAGAGATCAATGGGTTTATCAAGTTGCGTACTATGCCCCTTGGCTCATGTACTGGTGGAACACTCAACAATGGTTTCCTGGCTTTAGTGTTATAACTGGGGAATTCAAATTGTCTCAAAAAGATCTCAAAATTGCCTCCTCACTTGATGAGATGCAGCTTCAGCAG GCATATGTTACACAACAAGGAGATTTCGAGTCCCTCCACAGAGACTTGATTATTGGTTTTGGTAAACCGGAATTTGATCCTATGGATATGAAAAACCCTTTCCCTAACAACGAAAGCTCTGCACATCTATGGCATGGTATTGAAGATGGGATTGTGTCTGTTAATCTACAACGTTTCATCGCGAAAAAACTTCCATGGATAAAGTATCACGAGCTATCAGATGCTGGACACTTATTTCCTTGCGGTGAAGATAGTATAAAAGATGTTATATGGAAGGCTCTTTTGAGTGagaaaatttaa